A stretch of Xenopus laevis strain J_2021 chromosome 8S, Xenopus_laevis_v10.1, whole genome shotgun sequence DNA encodes these proteins:
- the angptl2.S gene encoding angiopoietin like 2 S homeolog produces MNRERRAVPESHDKCTYTFIVPQQKVTGAICVNSKEQEPVYETRLQKQEIELLNSELLKQKRQIEALQQMVEVDGGIVNEVKLLRKESRNMNSRVTQLYMQLLHEIIRKRDNALEVSQLENKVLNQTAEMLQLTNKYKDLEHKYQHLASLASNQSIVIAQLEEHCKKVPPVQTKALPQPPQQPIKVFNPPNYNRIINQISTNEIQGDQNLKVLPPPLPTMPLFTSNSNSTDKPSGPWKDCLQAMEDGHDTSSIYLVKPENTNRLMQVWCDQRHDPGGWTVIQRRLDGSVNFFRNWETYKQGFGNIDGEYWLGLENIYWLTNQDNYKLLITMEDWSGRKVFAEYASFRLEPESEYYKLRLGRYNGNAGDSFTWHNGKQFTTLDRDHDVYSGNCAHYQKGGWWYNACAHSNLNGVWYRGGHYRSRYQDGVYWAEFRGGSYSLKKVVMMIRPNPNTFH; encoded by the exons atgaacagAGAGAGACGAGCGGTGCCGGAGTCACATGACAAGTGCACCTACACATTTATTGTGCCCCAGCAGAAGGTGACGGGGGCCATTTGTGTGAACTCCAAGGAGCAGGAGCCGGTGTATGAAACGCGGCTGCAAAAGCAGGagatagagctgctgaatagtgaGCTCCTGAAGCAGAAGCGGCAGATCGAGGCCCTGCAGCAGATGGTGGAGGTGGACGGCGGAATCGTCAACGAGGTGAAACTGTTGCGGAAGGAGAGTAGGAACATGAACTCGCGGGTGACCCAGTTGTACATGCAGCTGCTGCATGAGATCATTCGCAAGAGGGACAATGCCTTGGAAGTGTCTCAGCTGGAGAACAAGGTCCTGAACCAGACGGCCGAGATGCTGCAGCTCACCAACAAGTACAAGGACCTGGAGCACAAGTACCAGCACTTGGCCTCGTTAGCCAGCAACCAGTCCATCGTCATTGCCCAGCTGGAGGAACACTGCAAAAAGGTGCCCCCGGTGCAAACTAAGGCCCTCCCacagcccccccagcagcccatcaaggTTTTTAACCCTCCCAACTACAACCGCATCATCAACCAAATATCAACCAATGAGATTCAAGGAGATCAGAATTTAAAGGTCTTGCCACCTCCTTTGCCCACCATGCCTCTATTCACCAGCAACTCAAATTCCACAGACAAGCCATCTG GACCATGGAAAGACTGTCTGCAGGCAATGGAAGATGGACATGACACCAGCAGTATATACTTAGTAAAGCCTGAAAATACCAACAGACTCATGCAGGTGTGGTGTGACCAGCGGCATGACCCTGGTGGCTGGACCGTCATTCAGAGACGTTTAGATGGATCAGTCAACTTCTTCAGGAACTGGGAGACTTACAAG CAAGGATTCGGCAACATTGATGGTGAATATTGGCTGGGCCTTGAAAATATTTACTGGTTAACAAACCAAGACAATTACAAGCTGCTGATCACCATGGAGGACTGGTCCGGCCGCAAAGTGTTTGCTGAATATGCCAGTTTCCGCCTGGAGCCGGAAAGCGAATACTACAAGCTTCGGTTGGGTCGCTACAATGGCAATGCCGGGGACTCTTTCACCTGGCACAACGGCAAACAGTTCACTACACTGGACAGGGACCATGACGTGTATTCAG GTAACTGTGCCCACTACCAGAAGGGTGGCTGGTGGTACAATGCATGTGCTCACTCTAACCTCAATGGAGTCTGGTACAGAGGAGGACACTACCGCAGCCGGTACCAAGATGGAGTTTACTGGGCTGAATTTAGAGGCGGGTCGTACTCATTAAAGAAAGTCGTTATGATGATCAGGCCCAATCCCAACACTTTCCACTAG